The Methylomagnum ishizawai genome has a window encoding:
- a CDS encoding TldD/PmbA family protein, with protein MNFIEQTHALFDRLAEGAFAGLQAGEELNLNLGAEAQTYLRFNDSKVRQATDVAQRHLSLSFQAHGRRLVLGFDLSGQAEQDAATLGSLVARARAETRALPEDPFLVPMANNGGSANQHPGDLPDPAAAIDQIAGLTAGTDFTGFFAMGPQIRATRNSLGQNHWFATESFFLDYSLYTVNAAGENKAVKGLYADRAWRAERCAASVAGSRARLELLRRDSRALPPGGYRVYFAPAAVAELVGMFSWGAVSYGAWKKGDSALRKLVEGEAELSPLFNLAENFDLGLSPRFNSLGEVAPARLPVIERGQLKNLLVSARSAQEYGAVSNAAEPEGWTGEFLRSPEVAAGDLPEAEALKALDTGLYIGNLHYLNWSDTQNARVTGMTRYACFWVEGGEIVAPIRDLRFDESLYRVFGPELLALTREAETQVNTDTYGRRALGGSRVPGALVGDFRFTL; from the coding sequence ATGAACTTTATCGAACAAACCCACGCGCTCTTCGACCGGCTGGCCGAGGGCGCTTTCGCGGGACTCCAGGCCGGCGAGGAACTCAACCTCAACCTGGGCGCGGAGGCGCAGACCTATCTGCGCTTCAACGATTCCAAGGTAAGGCAGGCCACCGACGTGGCGCAGCGCCATCTCTCGCTGAGCTTCCAGGCCCATGGCCGTCGGCTGGTGCTGGGCTTCGACCTATCGGGCCAAGCGGAACAAGACGCGGCCACCCTGGGTTCCCTCGTCGCCCGCGCCCGCGCCGAAACCCGCGCCCTGCCGGAAGACCCGTTCCTGGTACCGATGGCGAACAACGGCGGCAGCGCCAACCAGCATCCCGGCGACTTGCCGGACCCCGCCGCCGCCATCGACCAGATCGCCGGACTCACGGCGGGCACCGATTTCACCGGCTTCTTCGCGATGGGGCCGCAAATCCGCGCCACCCGCAATTCCCTGGGGCAGAACCATTGGTTCGCGACCGAATCGTTCTTCCTGGATTATTCGCTCTACACCGTGAACGCCGCCGGGGAAAACAAGGCGGTGAAAGGCTTGTACGCCGACCGCGCCTGGCGGGCGGAACGCTGCGCCGCCAGCGTGGCCGGGAGCCGCGCCCGGCTGGAACTGTTGCGCCGCGATAGCCGCGCCTTGCCGCCCGGCGGCTACCGGGTTTATTTCGCGCCCGCCGCCGTGGCCGAATTGGTGGGGATGTTTTCCTGGGGCGCGGTCAGCTACGGCGCGTGGAAAAAGGGCGATTCGGCCCTGCGCAAGCTGGTGGAGGGCGAAGCGGAACTGTCGCCGCTGTTCAACCTGGCGGAGAACTTCGACCTGGGCCTGAGTCCGCGCTTCAACAGCCTGGGCGAAGTGGCCCCGGCCCGGCTCCCGGTGATCGAGCGCGGCCAGTTGAAGAACCTCCTGGTCAGCGCCCGTTCCGCCCAGGAATACGGCGCGGTGTCCAACGCCGCCGAGCCGGAGGGCTGGACCGGCGAATTCCTGCGTTCGCCGGAAGTCGCGGCGGGCGATTTGCCGGAAGCCGAAGCGCTGAAAGCCCTGGACACCGGCCTTTATATCGGCAACCTGCACTATCTCAATTGGAGCGACACCCAGAACGCCCGCGTCACCGGCATGACCCGCTACGCCTGCTTCTGGGTGGAAGGCGGCGAAATTGTCGCGCCGATCCGGGATTTGCGCTTCGACGAAAGCCTGTACCGGGTATTCGGCCCGGAACTCCTGGCCCTGACCCGCGAGGCCGAGACCCAGGTGAACACCGACACCTATGGACGGCGGGCCTTGGGCGGGAGCCGGGTACCGGGGGCCTTGGTGGGCGACTTCCGTTTCACTTTGTGA
- a CDS encoding YhjD/YihY/BrkB family envelope integrity protein, translating into MADLPDWLKRHAHTARNCLEILFRDITEGGLDLRATSLVYTTLLSLAPLLAVSFSVLQAFGAHNQMRPLLLEVLDPLGESQAVEIADRIIGFVNNLDVGVLGFTGFALLFYTVLSLLQKIEDCFNQIWRVGQSRGFRRRFSEYLSVLLVGPVLVFSALGLMASLSSHEIVKAIISLEPFGTLYYLLVRLLPNLLMIAAFTFLYLFIPNTRVRFTAALTGGIAAGLGWRLAGWLFGLFVAGSAQYQAIYSSFAILIVFMIWLYVNWLILLVGVDISFYVQHPAHPRLERRGFRLGYAASRRVGLTVMYLLAERFQRGAPPWTLDALATALGLPCRCVEEVLEALRRRGLIIAVDPDNTAYLPARELGGVTLLDILDALDAESGSADAPHDPALKPPVVEEVMRRLREARGGAVSGMNLRDWLGTADGDRRTQTTAERG; encoded by the coding sequence ATGGCCGACCTGCCCGACTGGCTCAAGCGCCACGCCCACACCGCCCGCAACTGCCTGGAAATCCTGTTCCGCGATATCACCGAAGGCGGCCTGGACCTCCGCGCCACCAGCCTGGTCTACACCACCCTGCTATCGCTGGCCCCGCTGCTGGCGGTCAGCTTTTCGGTGTTGCAAGCCTTCGGTGCCCACAACCAGATGCGGCCCTTGCTGCTGGAAGTCCTCGATCCCCTGGGCGAATCCCAGGCGGTGGAAATCGCCGACCGCATCATCGGCTTCGTCAATAACCTCGACGTGGGGGTATTGGGCTTCACCGGCTTCGCCCTATTGTTCTACACGGTGCTGTCGCTGTTGCAGAAGATCGAGGACTGCTTCAACCAGATTTGGCGGGTGGGCCAATCGCGGGGCTTCCGCCGTAGGTTCAGCGAATACCTCAGCGTCCTCCTGGTCGGGCCGGTTTTGGTGTTCTCGGCGCTGGGCCTGATGGCCTCGCTGAGCAGCCACGAAATCGTGAAGGCCATCATCTCGCTGGAACCGTTCGGGACGCTGTACTACCTCCTGGTCCGCCTGCTGCCCAACCTGCTGATGATCGCGGCCTTCACCTTCCTCTATCTGTTCATCCCCAACACCCGCGTACGGTTCACGGCGGCCTTGACGGGCGGGATCGCCGCCGGGCTGGGCTGGCGCTTGGCGGGCTGGTTGTTCGGGCTGTTCGTGGCGGGCTCGGCGCAGTATCAGGCGATCTATTCCAGTTTCGCCATCCTGATCGTGTTCATGATCTGGCTCTACGTGAACTGGCTGATCCTGCTGGTGGGGGTGGATATTTCCTTCTACGTCCAGCATCCGGCGCATCCCCGGCTGGAACGGCGCGGCTTCCGGCTGGGCTATGCCGCGTCGCGGCGGGTGGGGCTGACGGTGATGTATCTCTTGGCGGAACGCTTCCAGCGCGGCGCGCCGCCCTGGACCTTGGACGCGCTGGCGACCGCCCTGGGCCTGCCTTGCCGCTGCGTGGAGGAGGTGCTGGAAGCCTTGCGGCGGCGCGGGCTCATCATCGCGGTGGACCCGGACAACACCGCCTACCTGCCCGCCCGCGAGCTGGGCGGCGTGACCCTGCTGGACATCCTGGACGCCCTGGACGCCGAATCCGGTTCCGCCGACGCGCCACACGATCCGGCCCTGAAGCCGCCCGTGGTCGAGGAGGTGATGCGCCGCCTAAGGGAAGCCCGCGGCGGCGCGGTGAGTGGGATGAACTTGCGGGATTGGCTCGGGACCGCCGATGGCGACCGGCGGACCCAAACCACGGCGGAGCGGGGTTAA
- a CDS encoding elongation factor-1 alpha: protein MIQITTLARLPLAYKVLYTGFLLVIGVGLMMAGAQIMLTHGLADGKPGLSINDIVYSYYGNRSGSKLEAMLNGQMEPMAPDEVRFELIQWARDGGHITQWSSQIEPIMQKYCVSCHNAGSTLPDFSKFENVKKESEVDEGQSIAQLTRVSHIHLFGIAFIFLFVGWIFGLAQHPLRTKLILIATPFVFLLLDILSWWLTKYMPVFAWLTMIGGIGYSLASTAMIFTALAQMWLPQEQWPAYWTSEEATATPDTQGG from the coding sequence ATGATCCAAATCACCACCCTCGCCCGCTTGCCCTTGGCCTACAAGGTGCTTTACACCGGGTTCCTGCTGGTCATCGGCGTCGGTCTGATGATGGCCGGGGCGCAAATCATGCTCACCCACGGCCTGGCCGACGGCAAGCCGGGCCTTTCCATCAACGACATCGTCTACAGCTACTACGGCAACCGTTCCGGCTCCAAGCTGGAAGCCATGCTGAACGGCCAGATGGAACCCATGGCCCCGGACGAGGTGCGTTTCGAGCTGATCCAGTGGGCGCGGGATGGCGGCCACATCACCCAATGGTCGTCCCAGATCGAGCCGATCATGCAGAAATATTGCGTGTCCTGCCATAACGCCGGTTCGACCCTGCCCGATTTCTCCAAATTCGAGAATGTGAAGAAGGAGTCCGAGGTGGACGAGGGCCAGAGCATTGCCCAGTTGACCCGCGTTTCCCATATCCATTTGTTTGGTATCGCCTTCATCTTCCTGTTCGTGGGCTGGATTTTCGGGCTGGCGCAGCATCCCCTGCGCACCAAGCTAATCTTGATCGCCACGCCCTTCGTGTTCCTGTTGCTGGATATCCTGTCGTGGTGGCTGACCAAATACATGCCGGTGTTCGCTTGGCTGACCATGATCGGCGGTATCGGCTATAGCCTGGCCTCGACGGCGATGATCTTCACCGCCCTGGCCCAGATGTGGCTGCCCCAGGAGCAATGGCCGGCCTACTGGACTTCCGAGGAAGCCACCGCCACGCCCGACACCCAGGGCGGTTAA
- the gspD gene encoding type II secretion system secretin GspD — protein MHNKRNRFVVVSVLATLGMSGCQQLGSKAAQKVRLPANLVLENPNAPDSRPMQSEPLAATPTRPPEIYPATGSTLGPVAGAYAAPERYTPVGPAPTGKRAPSRKEGKYTLNFDDADLNEVAKTILDETLKINYVLSPKVTGKVTLQTTRPLAEDELIPTLEMLLRMNGAVLIKDHDMYRIEPDANALIDAPGPKLGLSGQAMPPGYQLRVVPLRYVGVGEMQKVLEPLMPPKAVVRADLPRNMLMLAGTAEELEAVLETIRLFDVDFMRGMSVGVFPLKNVEPAIVAEELDKVLGDTSKGPLAGVVRMMPIERLNAILVVTPQPRYLDEVETWIERLDRYTTNRAGGIHVYRVQNVDAMELANTLGNIFGQGGRGGNRPSLTPGSQGSQLGGGGSFGGNYGSGGGGAFGGSSGSGGGLTSSSGDLGSSSSGSGSSSSFGSSGSMGSLGSSGGSSGSSGLGGSSSGGLGGSGSSGSGGLGGGGSFGGGGGGFGGGIGRGGSGGGQRGRGSMAADLGNIRIVADPANNALIITARAQDYKEIESVIKELDVLPLQVLIDATIAEITLTDNLKYGVKWYFQQGSNAEGLFGSLSRSTETNAIGTGFQYSLVMAGKDVRLLLSAQADKNKVNILSSPSLMVLNNQEASIKVGDQVPILTGQYGNFSGSTSSGIINNNPVYSSYNSVQYRDTGVLLNIRPRVNAGGLVIMDIAQAVDDVKEQTSGNINSPTITQRQIKSSVAVANGETLVLGGLIKENITNNRSGVPLLFELPIIGDLFGQTTKNLSRQELVILLTPRVVESRPKAREITNEFRRKLTGLYESRPIRVDGETAIINPPQ, from the coding sequence ATGCATAACAAGAGAAACCGATTCGTGGTCGTCTCGGTGTTGGCCACGCTGGGAATGTCCGGTTGCCAGCAATTGGGGTCCAAGGCGGCGCAAAAAGTCCGGCTACCGGCCAATCTCGTTCTCGAGAACCCCAATGCTCCCGACTCGCGCCCGATGCAGAGCGAACCCTTGGCCGCCACGCCCACCCGGCCTCCCGAAATCTATCCCGCCACCGGCAGCACACTGGGGCCGGTGGCGGGTGCCTACGCCGCTCCCGAGCGCTACACTCCGGTCGGCCCGGCCCCCACCGGGAAGCGCGCCCCCAGCCGTAAAGAGGGCAAATACACCCTCAATTTCGATGATGCCGACCTCAACGAGGTCGCCAAGACCATCCTCGACGAGACCTTGAAGATCAATTACGTGTTGAGTCCCAAGGTGACGGGCAAGGTGACGCTGCAAACCACCCGCCCCCTGGCCGAGGACGAACTCATTCCCACCCTGGAAATGCTGCTCAGGATGAACGGCGCGGTCCTCATCAAGGACCACGACATGTACCGCATCGAACCCGACGCCAATGCCTTGATCGACGCGCCGGGACCGAAGCTCGGCCTGTCGGGGCAGGCCATGCCGCCGGGTTATCAACTGCGGGTGGTGCCCCTGCGCTATGTCGGTGTCGGGGAAATGCAGAAGGTGCTGGAACCCCTGATGCCGCCCAAGGCCGTGGTCCGTGCCGACCTGCCGCGCAATATGCTGATGCTGGCGGGCACGGCGGAGGAACTGGAAGCCGTGCTGGAAACCATCCGGCTGTTCGATGTGGATTTCATGCGCGGCATGTCGGTGGGCGTGTTCCCCTTGAAGAATGTCGAGCCCGCCATCGTGGCCGAGGAACTCGACAAGGTGCTGGGCGATACCAGCAAGGGACCCTTGGCCGGGGTGGTGCGGATGATGCCCATCGAGCGGCTCAACGCCATCCTGGTGGTCACGCCCCAACCGCGTTATCTGGACGAAGTGGAAACCTGGATCGAGCGCCTCGACCGCTACACCACCAACCGGGCCGGCGGCATCCATGTCTACCGGGTGCAGAACGTGGACGCGATGGAACTGGCCAACACCCTGGGCAATATCTTCGGCCAGGGCGGGCGTGGCGGGAACCGGCCTTCGTTGACGCCGGGTTCGCAGGGCAGCCAGCTTGGCGGCGGCGGTTCCTTCGGTGGGAACTACGGCAGCGGCGGCGGTGGCGCGTTCGGCGGTTCTTCCGGGAGCGGCGGCGGCTTGACCAGCAGTTCCGGCGATTTGGGCAGTTCATCGTCCGGGAGCGGAAGTTCATCCTCGTTCGGGTCCAGCGGCTCGATGGGCAGCCTGGGTTCGAGCGGCGGTTCCAGCGGCAGTAGCGGCTTGGGCGGCAGTTCCAGCGGCGGGCTGGGCGGAAGCGGTAGTAGCGGCAGTGGCGGCCTGGGCGGCGGCGGTAGCTTCGGCGGAGGTGGCGGTGGTTTCGGCGGCGGCATAGGCCGGGGTGGTTCCGGCGGTGGGCAACGCGGGCGCGGCAGCATGGCCGCCGATCTCGGCAATATCCGCATCGTGGCCGACCCCGCCAACAACGCCCTCATCATCACCGCCCGCGCCCAGGATTACAAAGAGATCGAGTCGGTCATCAAGGAATTGGACGTGCTGCCCTTGCAGGTCTTGATCGACGCCACCATCGCCGAGATCACCCTGACCGACAACCTGAAATATGGCGTCAAATGGTATTTCCAACAGGGTTCGAATGCAGAAGGTTTGTTCGGTAGCCTGAGCCGCAGCACCGAAACCAATGCGATTGGAACCGGCTTCCAATATTCCTTGGTGATGGCGGGCAAGGATGTCCGGCTGCTGTTGAGCGCCCAGGCCGACAAGAACAAAGTCAATATCCTGTCCTCGCCGTCGCTGATGGTGCTGAACAACCAGGAAGCCAGCATCAAGGTGGGCGACCAGGTGCCGATCTTGACCGGCCAGTACGGCAATTTCAGCGGCAGTACCAGCAGCGGCATCATCAACAACAACCCGGTATATTCGTCCTATAACTCGGTGCAGTACCGCGACACCGGCGTCTTGCTCAATATCCGGCCCAGGGTCAACGCCGGCGGCTTGGTCATCATGGACATCGCCCAGGCGGTGGACGATGTGAAGGAACAGACTTCCGGCAACATCAACTCCCCGACCATCACCCAGCGCCAGATCAAAAGTTCGGTCGCGGTCGCCAATGGCGAAACCTTGGTGTTGGGCGGCCTGATCAAGGAGAACATCACCAACAACCGCAGCGGCGTTCCGCTGTTGTTCGAACTGCCGATCATCGGCGATTTGTTCGGCCAGACCACCAAGAACTTGAGCCGCCAGGAATTGGTGATCCTGCTCACCCCCAGGGTGGTGGAAAGCCGTCCCAAGGCGCGGGAAATCACCAACGAATTCCGCCGCAAGCTGACGGGGCTGTATGAAAGCAGGCCGATCCGGGTGGATGGGGAAACCGCCATCATCAACCCGCCGCAGTGA
- the gspM gene encoding type II secretion system protein GspM — MGGSLKTPLLKNQRPSLKFNLNLNLNQPIRINKSRLAALGLLFGVLAVLYFACLAPLLGMAREYGESIEELQFRLTRLSKIAAEKEGLVKRLEVIRAEGEQDDSFLARSTAALASAELQTQIKSAVSEAGGELTSTQVIPEHIEENFTRVAVKVRMNGGTNVLRQVLHNFESAKPSLFIENLNIRPIRVPRNPMAKGPQTLPDKLSVDFDVVGYMRTQ; from the coding sequence ATGGGAGGTTCTCTGAAAACCCCGCTCCTGAAAAATCAGCGCCCGAGCCTCAAGTTCAACCTGAACCTGAATCTGAACCAGCCGATCAGGATCAATAAATCCCGCCTCGCGGCGCTGGGTTTGTTGTTCGGCGTGCTGGCCGTGCTGTATTTCGCCTGTCTGGCCCCCTTGCTCGGCATGGCCCGCGAATACGGCGAGAGCATCGAGGAATTGCAATTCCGCCTGACGCGGCTGTCCAAGATCGCGGCGGAAAAGGAAGGCCTGGTCAAGCGCCTGGAAGTCATCCGGGCCGAGGGCGAGCAGGACGACAGTTTCCTGGCGCGTTCCACCGCCGCCCTGGCCTCCGCCGAATTGCAGACCCAGATCAAGAGCGCGGTGAGCGAGGCCGGCGGCGAATTGACCAGCACCCAGGTGATCCCCGAACACATCGAGGAGAACTTCACCCGCGTCGCGGTCAAGGTGCGGATGAACGGCGGCACCAATGTGCTGCGGCAGGTCCTGCACAATTTCGAGTCGGCCAAGCCCTCGCTGTTCATCGAGAACCTCAACATCAGGCCGATCCGGGTGCCGCGCAACCCCATGGCCAAAGGCCCGCAAACCCTCCCCGACAAGCTGAGCGTCGATTTCGACGTGGTCGGTTATATGCGGACACAATAG
- a CDS encoding PilN domain-containing protein: protein MLKLDTAIDWDFHKFIRWWTGELAFLVPTPVQKLLGAATEYVVLRRGDDGLSIAHLGPEGERPLGHYALDEDGSRSRERLLEARPELAETQVLLRLAPGQALCKTLKFPFAVEENLGQVLAFEMDRLTPFKSDQVYYGYRIVSRWQATRQIGVELILTPKAKLDAALDDLAVWGWRPDLVDLAGHAPPGTYNLLPEKYRTSGSRWPRIANIALGTLILLLVGALLVQPILSAGSVAEDLEERVRKANKTAKEVEALRQETDKLLHQTRFLQDKKRSEPVLIDMLEELSRVIPDNTWLNGLQYKDRHIVIQGQSPSASSLIEVLEASGHFKNTSFVSPVTKDTGSGLERFQIASDVVNGRFSENPAPEKSAPEPQVQPEPESEPADQDQ, encoded by the coding sequence ATGCTGAAACTCGACACCGCCATAGATTGGGATTTCCATAAGTTCATCCGCTGGTGGACCGGCGAACTGGCGTTCCTGGTACCCACCCCGGTGCAAAAGCTGCTGGGGGCCGCCACCGAGTACGTGGTGCTGCGGCGGGGCGACGACGGCTTGTCCATCGCCCATCTCGGTCCCGAGGGCGAGCGGCCCCTGGGCCATTACGCCCTGGACGAGGACGGGTCGCGGTCGCGGGAGCGCTTGTTGGAAGCCCGGCCCGAACTGGCCGAGACCCAGGTGCTGCTGCGCTTGGCGCCGGGGCAGGCGCTGTGCAAGACCCTGAAATTCCCCTTCGCGGTCGAGGAAAACCTGGGGCAGGTCTTGGCTTTCGAGATGGACCGCCTGACGCCGTTCAAAAGCGACCAGGTTTATTACGGCTACCGCATCGTGTCGCGCTGGCAGGCCACCCGCCAAATCGGCGTGGAATTGATCCTGACCCCCAAGGCCAAGCTCGACGCCGCGCTGGACGATCTGGCGGTGTGGGGTTGGCGGCCCGATCTGGTGGATTTGGCGGGCCACGCGCCGCCGGGCACTTATAATCTCCTGCCGGAAAAATACCGGACCTCCGGCAGCCGCTGGCCGCGCATCGCCAATATCGCCCTGGGAACCCTCATTTTATTGCTGGTCGGGGCGCTGTTGGTCCAGCCCATCCTGAGCGCCGGTTCGGTCGCCGAGGACTTGGAGGAGCGGGTCAGGAAGGCCAACAAGACCGCCAAGGAAGTCGAGGCGCTGCGCCAGGAAACCGACAAGCTCCTGCACCAGACCCGCTTCCTCCAGGACAAGAAGCGCAGCGAGCCGGTCTTGATCGACATGCTGGAGGAACTCAGCCGGGTGATCCCCGACAATACCTGGCTCAACGGCTTGCAGTACAAGGACCGGCATATCGTGATCCAGGGGCAATCGCCCTCCGCCTCCAGCCTCATCGAGGTGCTCGAGGCTTCCGGTCATTTCAAGAACACCAGCTTCGTTTCCCCGGTGACCAAGGACACCGGCAGCGGGCTGGAACGCTTTCAAATCGCCAGCGACGTGGTCAATGGGAGGTTCTCTGAAAACCCCGCTCCTGAAAAATCAGCGCCCGAGCCTCAAGTTCAACCTGAACCTGAATCTGAACCAGCCGATCAGGATCAATAA
- a CDS encoding general secretion pathway protein GspK — MPHVPPLRQRGLALILVLWVVTLMTIMAGSYALSTRREAALLTHAHERAKAVALADGGVHYAMLMLMLPNPKLRWRADGTEYVWGSEQARVRIRVYDEGGKVDLNAATPTTLRGLFNLLLHDDDKAMALADAIQDWRDPDDLKGMHGAEAPEYEAAGLKALPQNRNFLVLEELRGVLGMTPELYRKLQPWLTLYSSQDGLNPAKASREVLSALLNGDQGALETYLMQRSQAQAGAPPPPPPPPPPGLKFHQVGDMSYTVEAASEFADQPGSGVRATIKRGRGMDGSPFTYLTWRARTTPPPKLGEATNPAGE, encoded by the coding sequence GTGCCGCATGTTCCTCCCCTCCGCCAGCGGGGTCTGGCCCTGATCTTGGTGCTATGGGTCGTCACCTTGATGACCATCATGGCCGGGAGCTACGCCCTCAGCACCCGGCGCGAGGCGGCTTTGCTGACCCACGCCCACGAACGCGCCAAGGCCGTGGCCCTGGCCGATGGCGGCGTCCATTACGCCATGCTGATGCTGATGTTGCCCAATCCCAAGCTGCGCTGGCGGGCCGATGGCACCGAGTATGTGTGGGGTTCGGAGCAGGCCAGGGTGCGGATCCGCGTCTACGACGAGGGCGGCAAGGTCGATCTCAACGCCGCGACCCCGACCACTTTGCGCGGCCTGTTCAACCTGCTGCTGCACGACGACGACAAGGCCATGGCCCTGGCCGACGCCATCCAGGATTGGCGCGACCCGGACGATTTGAAAGGGATGCACGGGGCCGAAGCCCCCGAATACGAGGCGGCGGGTTTGAAGGCCTTGCCGCAGAACCGCAATTTCCTGGTGCTGGAGGAGTTGCGCGGAGTGCTGGGGATGACGCCGGAACTGTACCGCAAACTGCAACCCTGGCTGACCCTGTATTCGAGCCAGGATGGTTTGAATCCGGCCAAGGCCTCGCGGGAGGTGCTGTCGGCCTTGCTGAACGGCGACCAGGGGGCGCTGGAAACCTATCTCATGCAGCGCTCCCAGGCCCAGGCCGGCGCGCCGCCGCCCCCCCCACCGCCGCCGCCGCCCGGCCTGAAGTTCCATCAGGTCGGGGATATGTCCTACACGGTCGAGGCGGCGTCGGAATTCGCCGACCAACCGGGGTCCGGGGTGCGGGCCACGATCAAACGGGGGCGGGGTATGGACGGCTCGCCATTCACCTATCTGACTTGGCGGGCCAGGACCACGCCGCCGCCCAAGCTGGGCGAAGCAACCAACCCGGCCGGGGAGTAG
- a CDS encoding prepilin-type N-terminal cleavage/methylation domain-containing protein, protein MNARRQAGFTLLEVIIGATLLSIMMLLLTGSLRISAESWDAGEERMAKASRMFVVLNFLRGHMGGLLPVAGTRKDGEIDFAFKGGPDSLEYVAALPEQVKAGGLYRFRLYVSNAGGHKDLRVAIIPHKVGGEQDSKAEPLDDLPLVEKIEEVKLSYLPLVVQNNNPLGERIAVKWNFEWQEPQLPALVRLEITPENEDPWPALVIAPKIQMLR, encoded by the coding sequence ATGAACGCGCGGCGGCAGGCCGGATTCACCCTGCTCGAAGTCATCATCGGCGCGACCTTGCTGTCGATCATGATGCTGCTCCTGACCGGGAGCCTCAGGATCAGCGCGGAAAGCTGGGACGCGGGCGAGGAGCGCATGGCCAAGGCCAGCCGCATGTTCGTGGTGCTGAATTTCCTGCGCGGCCATATGGGCGGTTTGTTGCCGGTGGCGGGCACCCGCAAGGATGGCGAGATCGATTTCGCCTTCAAGGGCGGGCCAGATTCCTTGGAATATGTGGCGGCCTTGCCCGAGCAGGTCAAGGCGGGCGGGCTGTACCGCTTCCGCCTGTATGTGTCCAACGCGGGCGGGCATAAAGACCTCCGGGTCGCCATCATCCCGCACAAGGTCGGCGGCGAGCAGGACAGCAAGGCCGAGCCGCTGGACGATCTGCCCTTGGTGGAGAAGATCGAGGAGGTCAAGCTGTCCTACCTGCCCCTGGTGGTCCAGAACAACAATCCCTTGGGGGAACGGATCGCCGTGAAATGGAACTTCGAATGGCAGGAGCCGCAATTGCCCGCGCTGGTCCGGCTGGAAATCACGCCCGAGAACGAAGACCCCTGGCCGGCCTTGGTCATCGCCCCCAAAATCCAGATGTTGAGGTAG
- a CDS encoding type IV pilus modification PilV family protein: MRIERGQRGFSLIEILVAFSIMALTLGVLLRIFGGAGRIAATADEYSRAIVVAESMFAGLGIETPLEPGETNGQIGEAYRWTLKVEPYPFEGENVNIGFKPYWVTLSIEWGDEDDPRAFDLTTLRLLQDKPAGSVR, encoded by the coding sequence ATGAGGATTGAGCGGGGCCAACGCGGCTTTTCCCTGATCGAGATTTTGGTGGCATTCTCGATCATGGCGTTGACCTTGGGCGTCTTGCTGCGCATCTTCGGCGGGGCCGGGCGCATCGCCGCCACGGCGGATGAATATTCGCGGGCCATCGTGGTGGCGGAATCGATGTTCGCCGGCCTCGGGATCGAGACGCCCTTGGAACCGGGCGAAACCAACGGCCAGATTGGCGAAGCCTACCGCTGGACCTTGAAGGTCGAGCCCTATCCCTTCGAGGGCGAGAACGTCAACATCGGCTTCAAGCCCTATTGGGTGACGCTGAGCATCGAATGGGGCGACGAGGACGATCCCCGCGCCTTCGATCTCACCACCTTGCGCTTGTTGCAGGACAAGCCCGCCGGGAGTGTGCGATGA
- a CDS encoding GspH/FimT family pseudopilin codes for MARRRGPGPVAWGFTLLEMLLALVIAGLLMAVVLPNFAPLLGRAQLYSATRDVASALRHARGQALIRGKESTFELEIDHHRYRVAGRSKSYSLPSAVDLSLYTTASETLDEGTGRIRFFPDGSATGGRVTLEGGGQKRYVDVSWLTGEVKIREDAEDED; via the coding sequence GTGGCTAGGCGGCGCGGCCCCGGCCCGGTGGCGTGGGGCTTCACCCTGCTGGAGATGCTGCTGGCCCTGGTCATCGCCGGTTTGCTGATGGCCGTGGTCCTGCCCAATTTCGCGCCGCTGCTGGGGCGGGCGCAGCTTTATTCCGCCACCCGCGACGTGGCCTCGGCCCTGCGCCATGCGCGGGGGCAAGCCTTGATCCGGGGGAAGGAATCCACGTTCGAGTTGGAAATCGATCATCACCGCTACCGGGTCGCGGGGCGCAGCAAGTCCTATAGCCTGCCCAGCGCGGTCGATCTCAGTCTCTATACCACCGCGAGCGAAACCCTGGACGAGGGCACCGGGCGCATCCGTTTCTTCCCGGATGGCTCGGCCACCGGCGGGCGTGTCACCCTGGAAGGCGGCGGGCAGAAGCGTTATGTCGATGTCAGTTGGCTGACCGGCGAGGTGAAAATCCGCGAGGACGCCGAAGATGAGGATTGA
- the gspG gene encoding type II secretion system major pseudopilin GspG, with protein MHKPSLQKRFQRGFTLIELLVVLAIIGLLAGLVGPQVIKHLGESKTKTARLQIEELSSALDMYRLDVGRYPPTDEGLAALVEQPASAKFWNGPYLRKKKVPLDPWNNPFHYVAPGQHGKFDVFSLGSDGAEGGDGEDQDILSWE; from the coding sequence ATGCACAAGCCTTCGCTACAAAAGCGCTTTCAGCGCGGTTTCACCCTGATCGAACTCTTGGTGGTGCTGGCCATCATCGGTTTGTTGGCCGGTTTGGTGGGTCCACAGGTTATCAAGCACCTGGGCGAATCCAAAACCAAGACCGCCCGTTTGCAGATCGAGGAATTGTCTTCGGCCCTGGATATGTACCGCCTGGACGTGGGCCGCTATCCGCCCACCGACGAAGGACTCGCGGCCCTGGTCGAACAGCCCGCCAGCGCCAAGTTCTGGAACGGCCCTTATCTCCGCAAGAAGAAAGTCCCGCTCGATCCCTGGAACAATCCCTTCCACTATGTGGCTCCCGGCCAGCATGGCAAGTTCGATGTGTTCAGCCTGGGTTCGGATGGGGCCGAAGGTGGCGACGGCGAAGATCAAGACATCCTGAGCTGGGAATAA